Proteins from a single region of Paenibacillus sp.:
- a CDS encoding DUF6273 domain-containing protein yields the protein MQRKRFLLAFLVYAVVLSATLFLPPFVGLADNSDYARVAQPLGLVPNEHPRYFHAYREYAIAGASATDDWRTAVRRIVDPGVDNELGYVSSQFPVIQAAMLLNDAAKRLAGGDPTVFDIRFLGVLYVLLHAVGLALMTSYAGNFRTRLAYGLLALLMLCDTGYVLYFHSLYGEAVILASATLVFGCAAWMLHGAPNARLPIALYFAAWFLFTGAKVANAPVGLLGALFSASFLFVRKDVRSRLMIAAGSAALLAFSVWFLAKTPLWMQQVNHYQAIFYGVLKDSPNPAADAAELGLPPEYAALAGTHGYMPDAPYDIYGEAFSKAVYERATYGDIALFYLKHPERLIAKLRLSAENAVYLRPSYLGNYEPDEERERFQFAERLSLWERARKQAAGSAFGIVAAAFALYAAGLLYRAWGWLRAPSKDARTGVALLGFALLWGTAALQLAVPVLGNGEADLQKHMFLFSVCFDLLLVSGVAWCVGRVRVPRTTRARAAAGAAAAAALSAALALALAGGAGLPRAQPAGAPAALEPGVLVRFGAWRGEPLYWTVLRVDAEEGALLWAHGAVAAMPFDASDERLPGGGADDYGSNDWETSDVRRWLNGPFLAEAFSPEERRLIQPARLVNAVAAADKGRSQGGDQPLYWSSVPARAEQNYARAYFRETEDAVFLLDVRQLSRYAIERGLAPAKGGHGTGVGGAKPYWLRTPYASSASMVRIVSEDGFVYHRDASSGAVGVVPALYLAPGARVPTAAAP from the coding sequence ATGCAACGGAAGCGTTTCTTGCTCGCATTCTTGGTTTACGCTGTCGTCTTGTCCGCGACGCTGTTCCTTCCGCCGTTCGTCGGGCTGGCCGACAACAGCGACTACGCCCGCGTGGCGCAGCCGCTCGGCCTTGTCCCGAACGAGCATCCCCGCTACTTCCACGCCTACCGCGAGTACGCGATCGCAGGTGCCTCGGCGACGGACGATTGGCGGACTGCGGTTCGCCGCATCGTCGACCCTGGCGTGGACAACGAGCTCGGCTACGTCAGCTCGCAATTTCCGGTCATCCAAGCGGCGATGCTGCTGAACGATGCGGCGAAGCGGCTTGCGGGAGGGGATCCGACCGTCTTCGATATTCGGTTCCTCGGGGTTTTGTATGTGTTGCTGCATGCGGTTGGCCTCGCTTTGATGACGTCGTATGCGGGCAATTTCCGCACGCGTCTCGCGTACGGGCTGCTTGCCCTGCTGATGCTGTGCGACACGGGATATGTCCTCTATTTTCATTCCCTCTACGGCGAAGCCGTCATTCTCGCCTCGGCGACGCTCGTCTTCGGCTGCGCCGCGTGGATGTTGCACGGCGCGCCGAATGCGCGTCTGCCGATCGCGCTGTATTTCGCCGCCTGGTTTTTGTTTACGGGCGCTAAGGTCGCCAATGCGCCGGTCGGCCTGTTGGGGGCGCTCTTCAGCGCGTCGTTCTTGTTCGTGCGCAAGGACGTCCGCTCCCGGCTTATGATCGCAGCCGGCAGCGCGGCGCTGCTCGCGTTCTCCGTCTGGTTTTTGGCGAAGACGCCGCTGTGGATGCAGCAGGTGAACCATTACCAGGCGATTTTCTACGGGGTGCTGAAGGACTCGCCGAACCCGGCGGCCGATGCGGCGGAGCTCGGCCTTCCGCCGGAGTACGCGGCGCTGGCGGGCACCCACGGCTACATGCCGGACGCCCCGTACGACATATATGGGGAAGCGTTCTCGAAGGCGGTGTACGAGCGCGCGACGTATGGAGATATCGCGCTCTTTTATTTGAAGCACCCTGAACGCTTGATTGCCAAGCTGCGTCTGTCGGCGGAGAACGCCGTCTACTTACGTCCGTCGTACTTGGGCAATTACGAGCCGGACGAAGAGCGGGAGCGGTTCCAGTTCGCGGAACGGCTGTCGCTGTGGGAGCGGGCGCGCAAGCAGGCGGCGGGCTCCGCGTTCGGCATCGTCGCGGCGGCGTTCGCGCTGTATGCGGCGGGGCTGCTGTACCGGGCATGGGGATGGCTGCGCGCGCCGTCGAAGGATGCCCGGACGGGCGTCGCCCTGTTGGGCTTTGCCCTGTTGTGGGGGACGGCGGCGCTGCAGCTCGCGGTGCCGGTGCTCGGCAACGGCGAAGCCGACTTGCAGAAGCATATGTTTTTGTTCTCGGTCTGCTTCGACCTGCTGCTCGTTTCGGGTGTCGCCTGGTGCGTCGGGCGGGTTCGCGTGCCGCGGACGACGCGAGCGCGGGCGGCGGCAGGGGCGGCGGCGGCCGCGGCGCTCTCGGCGGCGCTTGCGCTCGCGCTGGCCGGCGGCGCCGGGCTTCCTCGAGCGCAGCCCGCCGGCGCGCCGGCCGCGCTTGAGCCGGGCGTCCTCGTCCGATTCGGCGCATGGCGCGGGGAGCCGCTCTATTGGACGGTGCTGCGCGTCGATGCCGAGGAGGGGGCGCTGCTGTGGGCGCACGGCGCCGTCGCGGCGATGCCCTTCGATGCGTCGGACGAGCGGCTGCCCGGCGGCGGCGCGGACGACTACGGCTCGAACGATTGGGAGACGTCCGACGTGCGCCGCTGGCTGAACGGGCCGTTCCTCGCCGAGGCGTTCTCGCCGGAGGAGCGCCGTCTCATCCAGCCCGCGCGGCTCGTCAACGCGGTGGCCGCCGCGGACAAAGGGCGCAGCCAAGGCGGCGATCAGCCGCTGTATTGGTCGAGCGTGCCGGCGCGGGCGGAGCAAAATTACGCGAGAGCGTACTTCCGCGAAACCGAGGACGCGGTGTTTCTGCTCGACGTCCGGCAGCTGTCGCGGTACGCGATCGAACGCGGCCTCGCGCCGGCGAAGGGCGGACATGGGACGGGCGTGGGCGGTGCCAAGCCGTATTGGCTGCGGACGCCGTACGCGAGCAGCGCGAGCATGGTCCGCATCGTCAGCGAAGACGGCTTCGTCTACCACCGGGACGCCTCCTCGGGAGCGGTCGGCGTCGTGCCCGCGCTTTACTTGGCCCCGGGGGCGCGAGTGCCGACGGCCGCCGCGCCGTGA
- a CDS encoding SRPBCC domain-containing protein produces the protein MTNGTSQMTHRVEGTELILERTFNAPRALVFEAFSKPEHLKHWWGPRGWTLPVCNVDFRPGGSWLYCMKCEDERQEGFYGMEAWGKAIYLEIVEPERIVMEDYFADSEGNPVEGMPISISTIEFVEENGKTKLLNRTRYASAEDLQKVLDMGMLQGIGETWDRLDELLVQLRK, from the coding sequence ATGACGAACGGAACATCGCAAATGACGCATCGGGTGGAGGGCACGGAGCTCATATTGGAGCGGACGTTCAACGCGCCTCGCGCGCTCGTCTTCGAAGCGTTCTCGAAACCAGAGCATTTGAAGCATTGGTGGGGACCCCGGGGCTGGACGCTGCCGGTATGCAACGTCGACTTTCGTCCGGGCGGCTCCTGGTTATATTGCATGAAATGCGAGGACGAACGGCAAGAGGGCTTTTACGGCATGGAGGCATGGGGCAAAGCGATTTATCTCGAAATCGTGGAGCCGGAGCGGATCGTGATGGAAGATTATTTTGCGGATTCGGAAGGGAATCCGGTGGAAGGGATGCCTATTTCGATCTCTACGATCGAGTTCGTCGAGGAGAACGGCAAGACGAAGCTGCTTAACCGCACTCGATATGCATCGGCGGAAGACCTGCAGAAGGTGCTCGACATGGGCATGCTGCAAGGGATCGGCGAGACGTGGGATCGACTCGACGAGCTGCTCGTGCAGCTGCGAAAGTAA
- a CDS encoding DEAD/DEAH box helicase, which produces MTNRFEALGVRGALAEALQRSGIATPTPVQEQAIPALLSGHDAIVQAQTGTGKTLAFVLPILEIIDPKRSSVQALILTPTRELAIQITEEAKKLASTIGAGVLAVYGGQDVAAQMHKLKGDTHIVVATPGRLLDHLRRETLHLGHISMLVLDEADQMLTMGFLNEVEDIIRQCATQRQTMLFSATMPGPVKQLAANYMKKPVDIRIKTQNVTLDDIRQIVVETTDRARQATLFRLIETYRPYLAVVFCRTKIRAKKLNEALQANGFESDELHGDLTQAKREAVMKRFRDAKLQVLVATDVAARGLDVEGVTHVFNYDVPVDTETYIHRIGRTGRAGQSGVAVTLLAAKDRGAFARIEERIGQRPERRRMEEFGVGAEAMPGFDAEPYGDDEDEDEGIARRSEKTYGYVGSRPAARTAGGARTGGRPGARAGGRPGERRGPIVKAGPGTRAKAPASLRERAAGGDAAAKPEPRRPGAAARPGAPAKPGRPGAGKPRAKTSAKPDRRADWGRGGSRAGGGKPGGGKPGPGAGRRGAGRGR; this is translated from the coding sequence GTGACAAATCGTTTTGAAGCGTTAGGAGTGCGCGGCGCGCTCGCGGAGGCGCTGCAGCGCAGCGGCATCGCGACGCCGACGCCGGTGCAAGAGCAGGCGATTCCCGCGCTGCTGTCGGGGCACGACGCGATCGTGCAGGCGCAGACCGGGACCGGCAAGACGCTGGCGTTCGTGCTGCCGATTTTGGAAATTATCGATCCGAAGCGCTCGTCCGTGCAGGCGCTCATTTTGACGCCGACGCGGGAGCTCGCGATCCAAATTACCGAAGAAGCGAAGAAGCTGGCGTCTACGATCGGCGCCGGCGTGCTCGCCGTGTACGGCGGGCAGGACGTCGCGGCGCAGATGCATAAGCTGAAGGGCGACACGCATATCGTCGTGGCGACGCCGGGGCGGCTGCTTGATCATTTGCGCCGGGAGACGCTGCACCTCGGGCACATCTCGATGCTCGTGCTCGACGAGGCGGATCAAATGCTGACGATGGGCTTCTTGAACGAGGTGGAGGACATCATCCGGCAATGCGCCACCCAGCGGCAGACGATGCTGTTCTCGGCGACGATGCCGGGTCCGGTGAAGCAGCTGGCGGCGAACTACATGAAGAAGCCGGTAGACATCCGGATTAAGACGCAGAACGTGACGCTCGACGACATCCGCCAAATCGTGGTGGAGACGACGGACCGCGCTCGCCAAGCGACGCTGTTCCGGCTGATCGAGACGTACCGGCCGTACCTCGCGGTCGTGTTCTGCCGGACGAAAATTCGGGCGAAGAAGCTGAACGAGGCGCTGCAGGCGAACGGCTTCGAGTCGGATGAGCTGCACGGCGATTTGACGCAGGCGAAGCGGGAGGCCGTCATGAAGCGGTTCCGCGATGCGAAGCTGCAGGTGCTCGTCGCCACGGACGTGGCGGCGCGCGGACTTGACGTGGAAGGCGTCACGCACGTGTTCAACTACGACGTCCCGGTCGATACGGAGACGTACATCCACCGCATCGGGCGGACGGGCCGGGCGGGACAGTCCGGCGTCGCGGTGACGCTGCTGGCGGCGAAGGACCGCGGTGCGTTCGCGCGCATCGAGGAGCGCATCGGCCAGCGGCCGGAGCGGCGCCGGATGGAGGAGTTCGGCGTCGGGGCCGAGGCGATGCCGGGCTTCGACGCGGAGCCGTACGGCGACGACGAGGACGAGGACGAGGGGATCGCGCGGCGCTCCGAGAAGACGTACGGCTACGTCGGCAGCCGGCCGGCGGCTCGTACGGCGGGCGGCGCACGGACGGGCGGAAGGCCGGGTGCGCGGGCAGGCGGACGGCCGGGCGAGCGCCGGGGGCCGATCGTGAAGGCGGGCCCGGGCACGCGCGCGAAAGCGCCGGCTTCGCTGCGCGAACGAGCGGCCGGCGGCGACGCCGCTGCGAAGCCAGAGCCGCGGCGGCCGGGCGCGGCCGCAAGGCCGGGGGCGCCGGCGAAGCCGGGGCGTCCCGGCGCGGGCAAGCCGCGGGCGAAGACGTCCGCGAAGCCGGACCGGCGCGCCGATTGGGGCCGCGGGGGTTCGCGGGCCGGCGGCGGCAAACCGGGCGGCGGCAAGCCGGGCCCCGGCGCGGGCCGGCGGGGCGCGGGGCGCGGGCGGTAA
- a CDS encoding ATP-binding protein: protein MGTRKGISLTSKLTVPSGSHILYFHTSQEMYLQNAASFIRKGIELEQIVLFIDTPEICDSVRRVLEKDISPRVLDLFLYPIDRNMFYRTYEDFHFERILENLDDLVVPHVRNQSDLRLWGHVDWKDGQDVLKGLREYECKADLALNEAGYLTVCAYDGNRVPAAIQNELLKTHEYLMTDDALVVSSLYRHRLHRDTTFPTLSAQAELESEMDLYKQKLDFVHVVSHEVRNPLTVIKAYARLVSDNVESPRDRERLKAIIDYVDLIDNEISHIINTEEMLSSEALWRRRLVLPRMLLEEVMAMMQIKARTQNIELSYELVLDGKETLLANATGFKLIISNLVSNAIKYSHEGGRVQCRVEARNQRLHVFVRDEGVGMTSEQVSRLFRKYEKMNEERGGQGIGLFMVKKLVDHFEGEIEVVSSPGVGTKVQVSFPLRSAKVEATV from the coding sequence ATGGGCACAAGAAAAGGCATTTCGCTAACAAGTAAACTGACGGTCCCTTCGGGATCGCATATTCTATATTTCCACACTAGTCAAGAAATGTATTTGCAAAATGCGGCGTCCTTCATTCGAAAGGGCATCGAGCTGGAACAGATCGTTCTCTTCATCGATACGCCCGAGATTTGCGACAGCGTTCGGCGCGTTTTGGAAAAGGACATTTCGCCGCGCGTGCTGGATCTGTTTTTGTACCCGATCGATAGAAATATGTTCTACCGTACATATGAAGATTTCCACTTCGAACGCATTCTTGAAAACTTGGACGATTTGGTCGTGCCCCACGTTCGAAACCAGAGCGATTTGCGGTTATGGGGTCATGTCGATTGGAAAGACGGGCAGGATGTTTTGAAGGGGCTGCGCGAATACGAATGCAAAGCGGACCTGGCGCTGAACGAGGCGGGATATTTGACGGTGTGCGCCTATGACGGTAACCGGGTGCCGGCGGCGATCCAAAACGAGCTGTTGAAAACGCATGAATATTTAATGACTGATGATGCGCTCGTCGTCTCAAGTTTGTACAGGCATCGGCTTCATCGCGATACGACGTTTCCGACGTTGTCCGCGCAGGCGGAATTGGAGTCGGAGATGGATTTATATAAGCAAAAGCTCGACTTCGTGCATGTCGTGTCGCACGAGGTCCGCAATCCGCTGACGGTGATCAAAGCGTACGCGAGGCTCGTCAGCGACAACGTCGAATCGCCCCGCGACCGCGAGCGGTTGAAGGCGATTATCGACTACGTCGACCTGATCGACAACGAAATTTCGCACATCATTAATACCGAAGAGATGCTGTCCTCGGAGGCGCTGTGGCGGCGGCGGCTCGTTTTGCCGAGGATGCTGCTCGAAGAAGTAATGGCGATGATGCAGATCAAAGCGCGGACGCAAAACATCGAGCTGTCTTACGAGCTGGTGCTCGACGGGAAAGAAACGCTGCTCGCGAACGCGACCGGCTTTAAGCTAATTATCTCCAACCTCGTCAGCAACGCGATTAAATACAGCCATGAAGGCGGCCGCGTGCAGTGCCGGGTCGAAGCGCGGAACCAACGGCTGCATGTCTTCGTACGCGACGAGGGCGTCGGCATGACAAGCGAGCAAGTGTCCCGCTTGTTCCGGAAATACGAGAAGATGAACGAAGAACGAGGCGGGCAGGGCATCGGCTTATTCATGGTCAAGAAGCTGGTCGATCATTTCGAAGGGGAGATCGAAGTGGTCAGCTCGCCGGGGGTCGGCACGAAGGTGCAGGTGTCGTTCCCGCTGCGCTCCGCCAAAGTCGAAGCGACCGTCTAA
- the cspD gene encoding cold-shock protein CspD, whose amino-acid sequence MQTGTVKWFNSEKGYGFIEVEGGSDVFVHFSAIVGDGYKSLDEGQRVEFNIVQGNRGPQAENVVKL is encoded by the coding sequence ATGCAAACAGGTACGGTTAAATGGTTCAACTCGGAAAAAGGCTACGGCTTCATTGAGGTTGAAGGCGGAAGCGACGTATTCGTTCACTTCAGCGCAATCGTCGGCGACGGCTACAAGTCCCTGGACGAAGGCCAGCGCGTAGAGTTCAACATCGTACAAGGCAACCGCGGCCCGCAAGCCGAGAACGTTGTAAAACTGTAA
- the hprK gene encoding HPr(Ser) kinase/phosphatase, with translation MKSITVQELVNRFSLEVLAGATELHREITKSRVHRPGLEFVGFFDYFPQAHVQLLGRKEITYLHRLTEEERNHHIGNIVKYHPPCFIVTRSQDGLKYLKKYCEEEGIPLLRTPAATTKFQELLDGYLAKALAEEIAIHGVCVNVSGIGILLRGKSGVGKSETAHTLIRRGHRLVADDLVVLKRINPETILGTHNGKTKEFLALRSIGLINVSRLYGRSAFQEETRIVLDIELKKWEHDALNNELELEPKFSEYLDVKIPYIEIHMQPGRDVAGLVEAAANNWYLRQQGYSAAEDFMKRLENG, from the coding sequence CTGAAATCGATTACGGTTCAAGAGCTGGTGAATCGGTTTTCCTTGGAAGTGCTGGCAGGCGCGACGGAGCTTCACCGCGAAATCACGAAGTCTCGCGTCCATCGGCCGGGGCTCGAATTCGTCGGATTTTTCGACTATTTCCCCCAAGCGCACGTGCAGCTGCTCGGGCGCAAGGAAATTACGTATTTGCACCGGCTGACCGAAGAAGAACGCAATCATCATATCGGAAACATCGTCAAATACCATCCGCCCTGCTTTATCGTGACGCGCAGTCAGGACGGACTGAAATATTTGAAGAAGTATTGCGAAGAGGAAGGCATCCCGCTGCTGCGCACGCCGGCGGCGACGACGAAGTTCCAGGAGCTGCTCGACGGCTACTTGGCGAAGGCGCTGGCGGAGGAAATCGCCATCCACGGCGTGTGCGTCAACGTCTCGGGCATCGGCATTTTGCTTCGCGGCAAGTCGGGCGTCGGCAAGAGCGAAACGGCGCATACGCTCATTCGGCGGGGGCATCGTCTCGTCGCCGACGACCTCGTCGTGCTGAAGCGGATCAATCCGGAGACGATTTTGGGCACGCACAACGGGAAGACGAAGGAATTTCTCGCGCTGCGGAGCATCGGCCTCATCAACGTTTCCCGGCTGTACGGCAGAAGCGCCTTTCAAGAGGAGACGCGGATCGTGCTCGACATCGAGCTCAAGAAGTGGGAGCACGACGCCCTCAACAACGAGCTGGAATTGGAGCCTAAATTTTCCGAGTACTTGGACGTTAAAATCCCGTACATCGAAATCCATATGCAGCCGGGCCGGGACGTGGCGGGGCTCGTCGAGGCGGCCGCGAACAACTGGTATTTGCGTCAACAGGGGTACAGCGCGGCGGAGGATTTCATGAAACGGCTCGAGAACGGCTAG
- a CDS encoding queuosine precursor transporter → MFNLLWGAAFAAVNFGLFLLCYRLFGRTGLYAWVALATVLANVQVVKMIELAGLIMTLGNTIYGTIFLATDLLNEKYGEKAAKRAVWTGFFALLASTVMMQMALRFEPAEADFAQSSLETVFGLLPRLALGSVTAYLVSQYLDVKIFSLLKKAFPKPGQLWIRNNGSTAVSQLLDTIVFCSIAFLGEEGYPFDVWVQIALTTYLIKLAVTLLSTPILYAARAMKAPES, encoded by the coding sequence ATGTTCAACCTGCTGTGGGGAGCGGCGTTCGCCGCGGTCAATTTCGGCCTGTTTCTGCTATGTTACCGGTTGTTCGGCCGAACCGGTCTATACGCCTGGGTCGCGCTCGCGACGGTGCTCGCGAACGTGCAGGTCGTCAAGATGATCGAGCTGGCCGGGCTCATTATGACGCTCGGCAACACGATTTACGGAACGATTTTTCTCGCGACGGATTTGCTGAACGAAAAATATGGCGAGAAAGCCGCGAAAAGAGCGGTGTGGACCGGCTTTTTCGCCCTGCTCGCTTCGACGGTCATGATGCAGATGGCGCTCCGCTTCGAGCCTGCGGAGGCCGATTTCGCCCAGTCGTCGCTCGAAACGGTGTTCGGGCTGCTGCCGCGTCTGGCGCTCGGCAGCGTGACTGCATACCTGGTCAGCCAGTACTTGGACGTGAAAATTTTCTCGCTGCTGAAGAAGGCGTTCCCGAAGCCCGGTCAGCTGTGGATCCGCAACAACGGCAGCACGGCGGTCAGCCAGCTGCTCGACACGATCGTGTTTTGCTCGATCGCCTTCCTCGGAGAGGAAGGCTACCCGTTCGACGTGTGGGTGCAGATCGCGCTGACGACTTATTTGATCAAGCTCGCGGTAACGCTTCTGTCGACGCCGATCCTATACGCCGCGCGCGCCATGAAGGCGCCGGAATCGTAA
- a CDS encoding ATP-binding protein, giving the protein MGNDAVTQLLLQIQFVVVPILLYQQPFVHNYKRGIPGFQTAKIAALYSVSIVLCMSFPVVDIMEGHIFDFRHVPLALAFFYGGPIPGLVAAGVSLAYRLIIGGSVLPGVGVTIAGAALAWLLTGRYRAGSYARRISIAVGFLLLLFVIGIALHLSIYPLSTLTEHFYFYFLLIPLLRCITMFLAVFVIESFQEKLRLEQVVIGAERIGMIGQLSAAIAHEVRNPLTAVKGFLQLLGGEAVAPDKRDEYLRIAVEEIDRADRIIHDYLTLARPEPSQPETVLVADSIKAAMLTMSSYAILHNVTLAAGELDRTLVVRGDAGKLSQVLVNIVKNGIEAAAQAKDEKTVSVRLRREDGAACIDIVDTGGGMKRETIDKLGKAFYSNKTRGTGLGLMVVYRMVEEMEGAVRVESELGRGTTFTVRLPLQT; this is encoded by the coding sequence ATGGGCAACGATGCCGTCACACAGTTGTTGTTGCAGATCCAATTCGTCGTCGTCCCGATCCTGCTCTATCAACAGCCGTTCGTGCACAACTACAAACGGGGGATTCCCGGCTTTCAAACGGCGAAAATCGCGGCGCTGTACAGCGTATCGATCGTGCTTTGCATGTCGTTCCCCGTGGTCGACATTATGGAGGGGCATATTTTCGACTTCCGGCACGTTCCGCTCGCGCTCGCTTTCTTTTACGGCGGCCCGATCCCGGGCCTCGTCGCGGCGGGCGTGTCCCTCGCGTACCGGTTGATCATCGGCGGCTCCGTGCTCCCGGGCGTCGGCGTGACGATCGCGGGGGCGGCGCTCGCCTGGCTGCTGACCGGCCGATACCGCGCGGGCTCGTACGCCCGCAGGATCTCGATCGCCGTTGGATTCTTGCTGCTCTTATTCGTTATCGGCATAGCGCTGCATTTATCGATTTACCCTCTGTCGACGCTGACGGAACATTTCTATTTCTATTTCTTGCTCATTCCTTTGCTGCGCTGCATCACGATGTTCCTGGCCGTCTTCGTGATCGAGAGTTTCCAAGAGAAGCTTCGCTTGGAGCAAGTCGTCATCGGCGCCGAGCGCATCGGCATGATCGGGCAGCTGTCGGCGGCGATCGCGCACGAGGTGCGCAATCCGCTCACGGCGGTGAAAGGGTTCCTTCAGCTGTTGGGCGGCGAAGCCGTCGCCCCCGATAAGCGGGACGAGTATCTCCGCATCGCGGTGGAAGAGATTGATCGCGCGGACCGGATCATCCACGATTATTTGACGTTGGCCCGGCCGGAGCCGAGCCAGCCGGAAACCGTCCTCGTCGCCGACTCGATCAAGGCGGCCATGCTGACGATGTCGTCCTATGCCATCCTGCATAACGTGACGCTCGCCGCAGGCGAGCTCGACCGGACGTTAGTCGTCCGCGGCGACGCCGGGAAGTTGAGCCAGGTGCTCGTCAACATCGTGAAGAACGGCATCGAGGCGGCCGCGCAAGCGAAAGACGAGAAGACGGTTTCCGTCCGCCTTCGCCGCGAGGACGGCGCGGCGTGCATCGACATCGTCGATACCGGGGGCGGCATGAAAAGGGAGACGATAGACAAGCTGGGCAAAGCGTTCTATTCGAATAAGACGCGGGGCACCGGCCTCGGCTTGATGGTCGTCTACCGCATGGTGGAAGAAATGGAGGGCGCCGTCCGCGTCGAGAGCGAGCTCGGCCGCGGCACGACGTTCACCGTCCGGCTGCCGCTTCAAACCTAA
- a CDS encoding YafY family protein has translation MHKAQRLIQLMLIVNEKRRFTIRELSEELGVSRRTIMRDLGELEELGVPLYSEVGAAGGYRVLNDKMLPPIHFTDSEATALFFAGQSLQRYSELPFEAETASALRKFYARLPGDVRRRIDRLKRRLTFWVPPREVKAPHLRGLLEAALDRAVVEIEYDGAVERTVRRIRPDGVYAMNGLWYVQAYCDRSGGRRVFRADRVLSLSPAGGEPPEREEDAEPFEGPSFEPDDGQPLTLVVELTRAGMRRASADPWLSEGLMERPDGSGEAHRAIPPSYLPWATSFFLGYGPDARVVEPLELRRSLREASERVARMYEQDGR, from the coding sequence ATGCACAAAGCGCAGCGATTGATTCAGCTCATGTTGATCGTGAACGAAAAGCGCCGCTTCACGATTCGCGAGCTGTCGGAAGAGCTCGGCGTCTCCCGCAGGACGATCATGCGCGATCTGGGGGAGCTGGAGGAGCTCGGCGTACCGCTCTACTCGGAGGTCGGAGCGGCAGGCGGGTACCGCGTGCTGAACGATAAAATGCTTCCGCCGATCCACTTCACGGATAGCGAAGCGACGGCGCTCTTCTTCGCCGGGCAATCGCTGCAGCGCTACTCGGAGCTGCCGTTCGAGGCGGAGACGGCGTCCGCCTTGCGGAAATTTTACGCCCGCCTTCCGGGCGACGTGCGGCGGCGCATCGACCGGCTGAAGCGGAGGCTGACGTTCTGGGTGCCCCCCAGGGAAGTCAAAGCGCCGCATCTTCGCGGGCTGCTCGAGGCGGCGCTCGACCGGGCGGTCGTCGAGATCGAATACGACGGCGCCGTCGAACGGACCGTCCGCCGCATCCGGCCGGACGGCGTGTACGCGATGAACGGGTTATGGTACGTGCAGGCGTACTGTGATCGGAGCGGCGGGCGGCGCGTGTTTCGGGCAGACCGGGTGCTGTCGCTGTCTCCTGCAGGCGGCGAACCGCCGGAGCGGGAGGAAGACGCCGAGCCGTTCGAGGGTCCGTCCTTCGAGCCGGACGACGGACAACCTCTGACGCTCGTCGTCGAGCTGACGCGAGCCGGCATGCGCCGCGCGTCCGCAGATCCGTGGCTGTCGGAGGGGCTGATGGAGCGACCGGACGGGAGCGGCGAGGCGCACCGCGCAATACCGCCTTCCTATCTTCCTTGGGCGACGTCGTTCTTCCTCGGATACGGGCCGGACGCCCGCGTCGTCGAGCCGCTTGAGCTGCGCCGCAGCCTGCGGGAAGCGTCCGAGCGGGTGGCGCGCATGTACGAACAGGACGGACGGTGA
- a CDS encoding DUF554 domain-containing protein, translated as MILWGSLVNAAAIVAGGAAGLLLPRMNEKFQRTAVQGMAIALCVLGIMMAMKTEQYVWMVISLAAGGVIGEWLQIERRFEQAGAWLERIVPARRDGSPIGKAFVTASLVYCIGAMAILGAVDSGVRHDHEVLYAKSVMDGFLSIVFASTLGAGVLFSAAPVLAYQGLIALAAAGVAGAFDPAAIETVTAEVSAVGGVLIIGIGINLLEIKKIAVANLLPAVAIMGAVMAAKLAFGG; from the coding sequence ATGATCTTATGGGGGAGCCTCGTGAACGCGGCAGCGATCGTGGCGGGCGGGGCGGCAGGACTGCTGCTGCCGAGAATGAACGAGAAATTTCAGCGGACGGCCGTGCAGGGGATGGCGATCGCCCTTTGCGTGTTAGGCATCATGATGGCGATGAAGACGGAGCAGTACGTCTGGATGGTGATCAGCCTCGCGGCGGGGGGCGTCATCGGGGAATGGCTGCAGATCGAGCGGCGCTTCGAGCAGGCCGGCGCTTGGCTCGAGCGCATCGTGCCGGCGCGCCGGGACGGTTCCCCGATCGGCAAAGCGTTCGTCACGGCGTCGCTCGTTTACTGCATCGGGGCGATGGCGATTCTCGGCGCGGTCGACAGCGGCGTCCGCCACGATCACGAAGTGCTGTACGCGAAGTCCGTTATGGACGGATTTTTGTCGATCGTGTTCGCATCGACGCTCGGCGCGGGGGTGCTGTTTTCGGCGGCGCCGGTGCTGGCGTACCAAGGCTTAATCGCTTTGGCAGCGGCCGGCGTCGCGGGCGCGTTCGATCCTGCGGCGATCGAGACGGTTACCGCGGAGGTGTCCGCCGTCGGCGGCGTGCTCATCATCGGCATCGGCATCAATTTGCTCGAGATCAAAAAAATCGCGGTGGCGAATTTGCTGCCGGCCGTCGCGATCATGGGCGCCGTCATGGCGGCGAAGCTCGCGTTCGGCGGGTAA